The following proteins are co-located in the Vigna angularis cultivar LongXiaoDou No.4 chromosome 2, ASM1680809v1, whole genome shotgun sequence genome:
- the LOC108328134 gene encoding nifU-like protein 1, chloroplastic: MAMAAPTLTPIPSRTTFNHQIHGLQLKFSVSTFNPPIQNRGRSLRIRLSSSPNQNNNQSSPGLYSAKKFELTTSNVDLVLEDVRPYLIADGGNVDVVSVEDGVVSLRLQGACESCPSSTTTMTMGIERVLKEKFGDAVKDIRQVYDNQPKETTVEAVNSHLDVLRPAIKNYGGSVEVLSVEGEECKVKYVGPDSIGSGIKAAIKERFPDILNVTFSS; this comes from the exons ATGGCCATGGCAGCTCCAACTCTGACCCCAATTCCTTCAAGAACAACCTTCAATCATCAAATCCATGGCCTTCAGCTAAAATTCTCAGTTTCCACTTTCAACCCTCCAATCCAAAACAGAGGAAGGAGCCTTCGAATCCGATTATCATCTTCCCCCAATCAGAACAATAATCAGTCCTCTCCCGGATTATACTCCGCAAAGAAATTCGAGCTTACCACATCCAACGTCGACCTTGTTCTCGAAGATGTTCGCCCTTACCTCATCGCAGACGGTGGCAACGTCGACGTGGTCTCCGTCGAAGACGGCGTCGTATCTCTCCGTCTTCAAGGAGCTTGCGAGAGCTGCCCCAGCTCCACCACAACCATGACGATGGGGATCGAGCGCGTTCTTAAGGAAAAATTCGGAGATGCCGTTAAGGACATTCGCCAAGTCTACGATAACCAACCCAAGGAGACAACCGTTGAG GCTGTGAATAGTCATCTTGATGTATTGAGACCGGCCATAAAGAATTACGGAGGCAGCGTGGAAGTGTTATCCGTTGAAGGTGAGGAGTGCAAGGTTAAGTATGTTGGACCAGACTCCATTGGATCCGGAATCAAAGCAGCCATCAAGGAGAGGTTTCCAGACATTCTCAATGTTACCTTCTCTTCCTAG